The following are encoded together in the Onychostoma macrolepis isolate SWU-2019 chromosome 03, ASM1243209v1, whole genome shotgun sequence genome:
- the LOC131537458 gene encoding uncharacterized protein LOC131537458 encodes MTALRCIGSCLPLFVMAIVFDILGVVLLFVGVFGNVRMHGVFYGDFLIHTGALVLFVSLALWLMWYVGNIRVKDEGLARRSSAAHSVKELARKLTERLSKTHLKDNTGEKTGSKASTIRNVTWGKSTYFPGHKDPESDMIKCDELAKEKSDHDQFMCYQNQGYEDEESCKPIREEIDDQTRSEDCSKSDVSKYNEESQEKKPGDDQFTFTRMKGTKNQNQM; translated from the exons ATGACGGCGCTCAGGTGCATCGGTAGCTGCCTGCCGTTATTTGTCATGGCGATCGTCTTCGACATCCTCGGTGTGGTCCTGCTGTTCGTCGGGGTATTCGGTAACGTGCGGATGCACGGCGTGTTTTACGGGGATTTCCTCATCCACACCGGCGCGCTGGTCTTGTTCGTCAGCCTGGCCTTGTGGCTCATGTGGTACGTGGGGAATATCAGGGTGAAGGATGAAGGTTTGGCGCGCAGATCAAGCGCCGCGCACAGCGTCAAAGAGCTCGCGAGGAAGCTCACCGAGAGACTGTCCAAAACACACCTGAAGGACAACACCG GTGAGAAAACAGGAAGCAAAGCTTCCACCATTCGAAACGTAACGTGGGGAAAATCCACCTATTTCCCAGGACACAAAGATCCTGAATCGGATATGATCAAATGTGATGAACTAGCCAAAGAAAAGTCAGACCATGATCAGTTCATGTGCTACCAGAATCAAGGGTACGAGGACGAGGAGTCATGCAAACCAATTCGGGAGGAGATAGATGACCAGACCCGGTCAGAAGACTGTTCtaaatcagatgtgagcaaatACAATGAAGAGTCTCAGGAGAAAAAGCCGGGAGATGATCAGTTCACTTTTACCAGAATGAAGGGTACgaagaatcagaatcagatgtGA